In a genomic window of Sulfurimonas denitrificans DSM 1251:
- a CDS encoding GspE/PulE family protein translates to MDRITSDLVANGSITKNQVDRLVAKGIDSNLILRDITISGFMTMDRLIGFIVDKIQDGEYRLSIVNNYDYIQEKDVLIKLAQNLNLTFLDLDSIDMDYRVVEKISLTQLKKYYAFPISEDELSITVAFCDPLNIEAKESVQRLFAKKPIKITVATKEQIDSYLFKAELKDSIKELVKKISDELNSISSLDEQQKSSSILLLIDVILSTCIKDRSSDVHIEPTEKNCVIRTRIDGKLVEIFIFEKDIFPPLASRLKLLANLDIAEKRKPQDGRFSIMVGTRDYDFRISTLPILYGESIVMRVLDKQKALVRLEDAGMDSLSYQKFLKSLQIPYGLILVTGPTGSGKTTTLYGALNELRNIEDKIITVEDPVEYRMNLIQQVQVNPKVGLTFATALRSILRQDPNKIMIGEIRDSETLEIAIKASLTGHLVLSTLHTNNSISAVTRMVDMGIAPYLISGSLVAIQAQRLVRKICLNCKVEDKVSSSAFEEVKNLAPAHSKFYIGKGCKECRGSGYLGREMICEVLVINEKISSLIAKNASAQLIHAQALEDGFIDLLQNGIDKALFGITTLEEVLRVAK, encoded by the coding sequence ATGGACAGAATTACATCTGACTTAGTGGCAAATGGCTCTATTACCAAGAACCAAGTTGATAGATTAGTAGCTAAGGGTATTGATAGTAACTTAATTTTAAGAGACATCACCATATCTGGGTTTATGACAATGGATAGACTTATAGGATTTATCGTTGATAAAATTCAAGATGGAGAGTATCGTTTATCTATAGTAAATAACTATGATTATATTCAAGAAAAAGATGTTCTTATAAAATTAGCTCAAAATTTAAATCTTACATTTCTAGATTTAGACTCAATAGATATGGATTATAGAGTTGTTGAGAAGATTTCACTTACACAACTAAAAAAATATTATGCGTTTCCTATCTCTGAGGATGAACTAAGTATAACTGTAGCTTTTTGTGATCCACTAAATATAGAAGCAAAAGAGTCAGTGCAGAGACTCTTTGCAAAAAAACCTATAAAAATCACTGTTGCGACTAAAGAGCAGATTGATTCTTACCTTTTTAAAGCAGAGTTAAAAGATAGCATTAAAGAGCTTGTAAAAAAAATCAGTGACGAACTTAACTCTATTAGTTCATTAGATGAGCAGCAAAAGTCTTCATCTATACTTCTATTAATTGATGTTATCTTAAGCACATGTATAAAAGATCGCTCTAGTGACGTGCATATTGAGCCGACAGAAAAAAACTGTGTTATAAGAACACGCATTGATGGTAAATTAGTGGAGATATTTATTTTCGAAAAAGATATATTTCCACCTCTTGCTTCCAGACTTAAGCTCTTAGCAAATCTAGATATTGCAGAGAAAAGAAAACCTCAAGATGGACGCTTCTCTATAATGGTTGGTACAAGAGATTATGACTTTCGTATCTCAACACTACCGATTTTGTATGGTGAATCAATTGTTATGAGGGTTTTAGATAAACAAAAAGCTCTTGTAAGGCTTGAAGATGCTGGCATGGATTCTCTTAGTTATCAAAAATTTTTAAAATCACTACAAATTCCTTACGGACTCATACTTGTAACTGGTCCAACTGGAAGTGGAAAAACAACTACACTTTATGGTGCTTTAAATGAGCTTAGAAATATTGAAGATAAAATAATAACTGTTGAAGACCCAGTTGAATATAGGATGAACCTAATCCAACAAGTACAAGTAAACCCAAAAGTAGGTCTTACATTTGCAACAGCTCTTCGTTCTATTCTAAGACAAGATCCTAATAAGATAATGATTGGCGAAATTCGTGATTCAGAAACGTTAGAAATCGCTATAAAAGCTTCATTAACTGGTCACTTGGTATTATCAACCCTTCATACAAACAACTCAATAAGTGCAGTTACTCGCATGGTAGATATGGGTATTGCTCCCTATCTTATCAGTGGCTCTTTAGTAGCCATACAAGCGCAAAGGCTTGTTAGAAAAATCTGCCTTAATTGTAAAGTAGAAGATAAAGTTTCATCATCTGCCTTTGAAGAAGTAAAAAATTTAGCTCCAGCTCATAGCAAATTTTATATTGGCAAAGGGTGTAAAGAGTGTAGAGGGAGTGGGTATCTTGGGCGAGAGATGATTTGTGAAGTTTTAGTCATCAATGAGAAAATATCATCCCTAATCGCAAAAAACGCATCTGCACAACTCATACATGCTCAAGCTCTTGAAGATGGATTTATAGACCTACTTCAAAACGGTATTGACAAAGCTCTTTTTGGAATTACTACTTTAGAAGAAGTTTTAAGGGTGGCTAAATAA
- a CDS encoding type II secretion system F family protein, protein MKYFVTTILNKGKKEQIGMYAEDRKEVNELVKLKHSGIILKISQEREPLEAQFKRFKTTFLSNIKKRKIEQDSLIASIRQLAVMTNAGISIYDSLNEISKSTTDKTLKLVFKKLSEDINSGHSLSKPMNNFRYELGNLCIAMVQLGEKTGKIDDALFSLANMLEDVRANIIKFKKAMSYPKNVMIAMAVAFSILISYVVPNFKNMFEKLNTQLPIPTKILLKLEYLFNNYGLYILIFLSISSVIFKYLINNNYNIRYGWHKVLLKIYFIKNVIMFATLSRFTLILSELIRAGIPITQALETSVSMVENLPLKNKLASVRFAVEKGSSLHVGLEDTKLFENIIIQMISAAEDSGTLDTMTGKVAEYYKMRFDAVINGLSESIEPVMLFFIASMVLLLALGIFLPMWDIGNVVMGR, encoded by the coding sequence ATGAAATACTTTGTAACAACTATCCTAAATAAAGGTAAAAAAGAGCAGATTGGAATGTATGCTGAGGATAGAAAAGAGGTTAATGAGCTTGTAAAATTAAAACACTCTGGAATTATCTTAAAAATATCACAAGAGAGGGAACCTCTTGAAGCACAATTTAAAAGATTTAAAACAACTTTCTTAAGCAATATAAAAAAAAGAAAAATAGAACAAGATTCTCTAATCGCTTCTATAAGACAGCTAGCAGTTATGACAAATGCTGGTATTTCTATCTATGATTCACTTAATGAAATATCAAAATCAACAACAGATAAAACTCTAAAACTTGTATTTAAAAAATTATCAGAAGATATTAACTCTGGACATTCACTCTCAAAACCGATGAATAATTTTCGTTATGAATTAGGAAACCTTTGCATTGCCATGGTTCAACTTGGAGAAAAAACAGGTAAAATTGATGATGCACTCTTCTCTCTTGCAAATATGCTTGAAGATGTTCGTGCGAATATTATCAAGTTTAAAAAGGCTATGTCATACCCTAAAAATGTAATGATAGCCATGGCAGTTGCTTTTAGCATCTTAATATCTTATGTTGTTCCTAATTTTAAAAATATGTTTGAAAAGCTAAATACACAACTTCCCATTCCAACAAAAATTTTACTAAAACTAGAGTATCTATTTAATAATTATGGGCTCTATATATTGATTTTTTTATCTATATCATCTGTTATTTTTAAATATTTAATTAATAACAATTACAATATAAGATATGGTTGGCATAAAGTTTTACTAAAAATATATTTTATAAAAAACGTCATAATGTTTGCTACATTAAGTAGATTTACACTTATCTTATCAGAATTAATTCGTGCTGGCATTCCAATAACTCAAGCGCTTGAGACCTCAGTATCTATGGTAGAGAATCTCCCTCTAAAAAACAAGCTCGCTTCTGTAAGATTTGCTGTAGAGAAGGGTTCTTCTTTACATGTAGGTTTAGAAGATACAAAACTTTTTGAAAATATAATTATCCAAATGATAAGCGCTGCAGAGGATAGTGGCACATTAGATACCATGACAGGAAAAGTTGCGGAGTATTATAAGATGAGATTTGATGCAGTAATTAATGGTTTATCAGAATCAATTGAGCCAGTTATGCTCTTTTTCATAGCAAGCATGGTTCTCTTGCTTGCTCTTGGAATATTTCTACCGATGTGGGATATAGGAAATGTTGTTATGGGTAGATAG
- a CDS encoding YebC/PmpR family DNA-binding transcriptional regulator, which yields MGRAFEYRKASKLKRWGAMSKLFPKLGKIITMAAKEGGSDPDMNARLRTAIINAKAENMPKDNIEAAIKRATSKDTASMLEVSFEAKAPHGAQFFIECMTDNNTRTVANVKNILTKHGAEMLTKGSLEFMFDRKAIFEFALKDNMDLEELELELIDAGLEEIEEEDGVVIISTDYKNFGSLNSALEDMKIEIIKANLERMATSPISLTEQQQADIERIIDKLEDDEDVQKVFTNIA from the coding sequence ATGGGAAGAGCTTTTGAGTATAGAAAAGCATCGAAATTAAAAAGATGGGGAGCAATGTCAAAATTGTTTCCAAAACTTGGAAAAATTATTACAATGGCAGCAAAAGAGGGCGGAAGCGACCCTGATATGAATGCTAGATTAAGAACAGCAATCATTAATGCAAAAGCTGAAAATATGCCAAAAGACAATATTGAAGCAGCCATTAAAAGAGCAACTTCAAAAGATACAGCAAGTATGTTAGAGGTTAGTTTTGAAGCAAAAGCTCCACATGGAGCTCAATTTTTTATAGAGTGTATGACTGATAATAATACAAGAACAGTTGCAAATGTAAAAAATATATTAACAAAACATGGTGCAGAGATGCTTACAAAAGGCTCATTGGAGTTTATGTTTGATAGAAAAGCAATTTTTGAATTTGCATTAAAAGATAATATGGACCTTGAAGAGTTAGAGTTGGAGTTGATTGATGCTGGATTAGAAGAGATAGAAGAGGAAGATGGCGTAGTAATCATCTCTACTGACTACAAAAACTTTGGCTCACTTAATAGTGCGTTAGAAGATATGAAGATTGAGATTATAAAAGCAAATTTGGAAAGAATGGCAACTTCTCCAATATCGCTCACAGAGCAGCAGCAAGCAGATATTGAGAGAATAATAGATAAGCTAGAAGATGATGAAGATGTTCAAAAAGTATTTACAAATATAGCATAG